In Castanea sativa cultivar Marrone di Chiusa Pesio chromosome 6, ASM4071231v1, a single window of DNA contains:
- the LOC142640790 gene encoding jasmonate-induced oxygenase 2-like, with product MNGQIDWPEPIVRVQSLSDSGFPVIPDRYVKPPTERPASNSDGSDVNIPIIDLQGLLYDDETIFAQISEACREWGFFQILDHGISPQLLDRVQEVWREFFHLPVEVKQSYANSPKTYEGYGSRLGVEKGAILDWSDYYFLHLLPLKLKDYNKWPALPADARQVIDEYGKEVVKLCGRLMKILSINLGLGEDILQNAFGGENIGACLRVNYYPKCPQPDLTLGLSSHSDPGGMTLLLPDNQVPGLQVRRGNNWITVKPARHAFIVNIGDQIQVLSNAIYKSVEHRVIVNAAKERVSLAFFYNPKSDIPIEPAKELVTPENPPLYPPMTFDEYRLFIRMRGPCGKSQVESLKSPRDCNR from the exons ATGAATGGTCAAATAGATTGGCCTGAGCCAATAGTTCGAGTCCAATCCTTGTCTGACAGCGGGTTTCCTGTGATTCCTGATCGATACGTCAAGCCTCCAACTGAAAGGCCAGCCAGTAACTCTGATGGTAGCGATGTTAATATCCCAATCATCGATCTTCAAGGCCTATTATATGATGATGAAACCATATTCGCTCAAATATCTGAGGCTTGTCGAGAGTGGGGATTCTTCCAAATTCTCGACCATGGAATCAGTCCTCAATTATTGGACCGTGTTCAAGAGGTTTGGCGCGAGTTCTTTCACTTGCCAGTGGAGGTGAAGCAATCTTATGCTAACTCACCAAAAACTTATGAAGGTTATGGTAGCCGACTTGGTGTTGAAAAGGGTGCCATTCTTGATTGGAGTGACTATTACTTCCTTCATTTACTTCCATTGAAGTTAAAGGATTACAATAAATGGCCTGCTCTTCCGGCTGATGCCAG GCAAGTGATCGATGAATATGGGAAGGAAGTGGTGAAGCTATGTGGGAGGTTGATGAAGATTTTGTCTATAAACCTTGGATTAGGAGAAGATATTCTTCAAAATGCATTTGGTGGTGAAAATATTGGGGCATGCCTAAGGGTGAATTATTATCCGAAGTGTCCACAGCCAGACTTGACCCTTGGTTTGTCATCCCACTCTGACCCAGGTGGCATGACACTGCTCCTACCAGATAACCAAGTCCCTGGTCTTCAAGTTCGCAGAGGCAACAATTGGATCACTGTCAAACCAGCTCGACATGCTTTTATCGTCAATATTGGGGATCAAATTCAG GTTCTAAGCAACGCAATCTACAAGAGCGTAGAGCATAGAGTGATTGTAAATGCAGCCAAAGAGCGAGTCTCCCTCGCTTTCTTCTACAATCCAAAAAGTGATATACCAATAGAGCCAGCAAAAGAGCTTGTGACCCCGGAAAATCCTCCTTTGTACCCACCTATGACATTTGATGAATATAGGCTTTTCATAAGAATGAGGGGTCCTTGTGGCAAATCCCAAGTGGAATCACTAAAATCTCCTCGTGATTGCAACAGATAA